TCATAGCAAAGGTTCCCAAATGAAGTGGCGAACCTATCCCCAATCCACAAAGGGAAGAGGTGGATACCCTTCCTCTGGAGGAGGCATTAGTGATGGAGGTAGATTGCCCCATGACACTCCCATACTGTCTTGCACTACAACCCCTGTGGATCACAATTGAGGAAAAGTAAGCATTAGGAAGTAGTCGTAAACATATATACAAAgcaatgacaaaaaaaaaaaaaaaaacaattagcTCATCGAAAAACAAATACATCAATGACTATAAATGTAATAGTGAataccaaattaaaaaaaaaaaaaaaaaattagtgaataCCATCTGATGCTTGCATGctacttatttaattaatagtaaTATTCAAGAAGAAAGCCCGTGCCTAAGAGATTAAAAAGCAGTAAGCCTTATATATGGTTTTTAtaccatataaaaatatcaataacaaaaacaaaatttaaggtGAAGATATAGTTTCCACACTTAACAAAATATGGTCTgtactttttcttctagaaataCCAAAACTGAGATATAAACTACCAAAAACTTACAATAAGCACCGTCTGTTAAATTCCGACCGTCAAGAATGCCAGAACTTCATCTTGATATACTTGGACCGAGGTatttcataaactattttatctatttttgtttATCTTAACCATCAGAACTTGACGACATTGTTATTAATCAGTTTTTGATAGTTGGATGGTGTAGCATGTCAGTGCAAAGTGTAAAACACGCTGTAGTTCAAGGGTGGAAACTGTATTTTACCcaaattttaattaatccaACCTATAAGAGAAACCACAACTATCAACTATCAGTTTCTCAACTCCAAAAAAATGGTAGTCTCTAGCTACCAGACAAAGCGCCTCCTCCAATTAATTGATTTCCTGGGATACTAGGTAACTGATTGTCATCCATGACAGCCAGAAGCTGAATGTCAGAAAAGTTACCTAATAGGTTTGTCAAACCTAATCATGCATGTCATCAAATAATCcttataatgttttaaattattctacACACCTACTCCTTTCGTTTTTTTCTGTTACAGAAATATGAGCCTCACAACACAAAAGATTAAGTGCTAATGAGGTTTGGTTCTAACccgtaaaagaaataaaaaaacagtgagaaaataagaggaaaaaattaaagagagaaTAAGATAGTAGGGGCAAAATTTACCAGATACGCCTTGAGCATTCACATTTGACAAATTGTTCTTGGGATGAAAATATTTGCAAGAATCCCCATACTGGCAAAACCCCTTTAATCCCATCATGCCAAAGAAGTAAAAaacgaataaaaataaaaaataaaaagaacaagtTAATTCAAGGCCAAAATACTTTCATACCAAAAGCGAACGCAAAATCATTATTCAGTATCAGCTCATACTACTATTTAATCaagaaaacacaataaaatttcgaAAACAGAAGCTAACGTAAGCTCTACTTCCAAGACCTCAGTCGTAACCCCAATAATATTACACTGATAATCAAAGAAAACGCAAAAGCCTAACAGAATTCTGACTTTAACCAATGATTCAAATGCAATCCGACAtagatctttaaaaaaataccgTCTTTACAAAATGGTTGCAGACCCCTTTTCGAAACCCCTCAGTATAAGCCTGGTTCGCATCTGCAATTGAAAAacacaaaagcaaaaacaactTGGCATCACTTATAATGGGTAGGGATCGATGTTTGGTCGCTGAGAAAGCAGAGGAAAACGAGGCGAAGACCTTGGAGCTTGAAGGAATCGAACCACAGAGCCTTGGCTCTAAGGTGTTGGAGACCTTGGAGATGGCGTTTACGAGCATATGGGGTGTCTTGGAACTGCTTGTCGCAGTAGTCGCAGTAGTACTTCCCCAACGGCattctctcgctctctctctcgctctctctctctctctctccaatttgTTGAGCCCTGAGAGTTGAGACTCTTTACCAAACTATACGTCACGTCGTTTATCACTCGAAACCTAACGACGTCTTTCTAGTTTCTCCCACATCTCtcacgtcattttattaatggtCTCCTAAACGATAACTGTTATATTCGGTAGGTCGTTTTGATATCGAGTCCAAAACGATAGGAAAATGAAGGAAGAGATTCTCATATGCTTTGGGAAGGAAGAATGAAAATACAAGGTCATCGACATAAACACgaggaagaaatggaaaaagttaaaacatagtTACTCAGATGCATatctaacataaaataaagaaaagaaatattctATCTAACACCCGGTTCTCTAACAGCACGCCACACTCCTAACATGGCCGAACCCAATTCTACTCCACATCACAGTTTCGAAGTGATGGAGACGCACGGGGTGGGCAGAGAGTGAGGCCGGCGAAAGGACACGAGCTGGGAGAGTGGAGGAGAGAATGCTGGGGAAGGAGGGGGAAAGATTTCTGAGAGTAGAAGTGAAGAAGAACACAGGGGGAGGGGGGAAAATTGAAACAAAACTCTGGAACCCATAACTCATGTTTTCtctagtgaaaaaaaaatacacgtcGGATGGAGTGCGGAGGATGGATGAACAGTAGGTAGCTGtatagttaaactcaataactAAATCATTTATTGACCGTACTTCATTTACTTGCACAAAGGCAACAAACAACCCCATCCAACTAAACATTAGTGGACCAATTTGTTTCACACAAACTATTGTACAACATATATAGCCTCATACATACCAATAAGGATGGCTTAATGGGACCAAATTGTTTTCAAAACTTCTAAAGATAGTTTATTTTTACTGGAAAAAATAAAGGCCATATATTTAGCATTCACAACCAGTTGACCACTGCTTGCAATATCGATGGCGTCTCCATAAATATCTTTAGATGTTATCAACAACCCAAAACTCTACAAAACACAAatcaaacaaacatcaaatTGGCTCATTTCAGATGttatcaacaaccaaaaaatcaaTGGCATACATACAACATCAACAATCCAAAAACCCCACAAAACACAGATCAAACAAACAGGAATGGATCTGTAAGACGATGAAAGagatgaaaggaaaagagaaaaataaaaacctcttttctttaatttcttaccCTTGCAAGACGACATACAGTGGCTCTCGGCAGCTACAATACCAGCGGAGGATTGAAGCCATGCGGAAATGGTGAAGCTGGAGAAGCTGTACAGAAATAGTGAACCCAGAGGAGAATATTTGTTACCCAATGCCGGCATGATGGAGCCACATAGTTTCAGTGTGATAGAGACGCACGGGGCGGGCAGAGAGTGAGGCCGGCGAAAGGACACGAGCTGGGGGAGTGGAGGAGAGAACACTGGGGAATGAGGGGGAAGGATTTCTAAGAGTAGAAGTGAAGAAGAACGCAGGGGGAGGGGGGAAAATTGAAACAAAACTCTGGAACCCAAAACTCacattttctttagaaaaaaaattaaaaacaattaaaaaaataaaaaaaataaaatacacgtCAGATGGAGTGCGGAGGATGGATGAACAGTAGGTAGCTGTATAGTTAAACTCATAAATACAAAAGTAACTCACAAACTTATGTGACTTCATGTAGGGCTGGCAATTTGTGTTTACGGGTTATGTTCGTATTGTGCCAAGTCATGGACATTTGACTATATTGTTAATCTAAACCCAACTTGTTAAGCTAAACGGATCAAACATTCAAATCTTAACCCAACCCATTTAAATAAAGGGTTGTGTCATGTTACATTCTGACccgtttaaaaattaattagaaatatgtcaACACAATACGACTCATTTCAATCCGTTTTATGTAAATGAATTGAACTAATATGCGTAACTCATTTAACttgattaatttaatttcacataaaagttaaaatttatatttattagtatccacatacctattaaaaaataaaactgcctactaacaaaaaatatcaatatttttaaaattttaaccaaTTAAACCGATTTTACAAACTTGTTTTGACTCATTTATTAGAATGAGTGGTATTTATTAGTATCTCGTTATTGACTcgtttattaatcgtgtcttaATGGGTCAATCTGTTTTGACCTGAATCCATTTATATTAAACTCAAATCCATTAATTTCATATTGTGTTTGTGTTGTGTTTATAGGTGTCACATATTATCACCTCTAGCTTCAtatgatctgttagatctactctaccataaaattaactttacaatctaacataatatataaattcacatcactttatggatttattttcctgtaaaattcttttttagctAAAGAATGAgtctccattctttttatatCAAACGGATTGAAATGAGTCATGTTGTATTAacctatttctaattaattattaaacgagtCAAAATGTAAATCACCCTTTATTTAAATAGGTCTGGTTAAGGTTTGAATGTTTGACCCGTTTAGCTTAACGGGTTAAGTTTAGACTGACCATATATTCAAATGTTTATGACTTGACATGATACAAACATAATCTATAAACACAAATTGCCACTCCTacattagtttgtgagttaCTTTTGTGTCTATAGCActtctcttaaaatatattacacaaGTCATATAAgttgaaaaaacaaatttttataattattttttgaagcatCTCTCGTTTAGAAACCATCTTTCCACGAATGTAAACTCTTTTTGGATAAATATACCAGCAGAAAAACGAGCTTAATACTGTAAATttcaaaagaaccaaaactGACTCTGCTTGTTGGGAGGGGTCCCATATATTTGCTCTGTGAGAACAGTACCAAACATGCCTGATATCTGAAGGGGACCAAAGCTGATTTTAGTTCGATAATTTCAACCATACATTCAATTATTGAATGGAACAATTCAAACATTGCATTAttcaaccaagaaaaataaattggtCGTTTTCCAGAGAATGACTAGCAAACTAACAAGATGAGGGTTCCTTCTCATTGGATAAGTACAAACATTCTGGTTGATGCCATTGAAGGCTTATGCATGAATACCAAATATTTATGTTCTAAGAGTTGTGACTCGCACTGCACTGAATGTTTGTTCTAAGAGTTGATGCCATTGCATGAATACCTTCATTAACTCTGTATTTATCTTCTAATACATTATATTCAATGATTCATGAATAATACCGCCGGTGCACCTTATGCGACGATCGGGGTACATTTAGAATGACCATTGATGAGCTTATAAAGGTATGTGAGCACCAAAAGATGCAAGCAGAAATGGTCTTTTTTCTAGTAATAGGAATACAGCTGGGAATTTAGAAAGTGCTGACTTTTGTCTTCTATGCAAGGTTACAAGCTGATGTGATACAGGAACAGGGTAATAAGAACACCCATTGAGGTTTGGGCACATACGTAGCATATCTCTAAATCTGCTTTTATAAAACAAGGTAATTGAACAAAAGATACATTTAAGAAAAGAGAACAAATCAGATAAATTGAGCGAACACGGCTACCATATAGGGACGTCACTCGTGCGAGTTGTTGCATTTCACATCAAATCACAAACCAAGAAAGGAACATTGCTTTCTTGCATGCTCTGGGATCAATTTCACCAAAATCTCAACCGGCACTCCTTTCAATTCTGGTTGACAAGCAGCCACGCAGCAGCAAAGTGGGAACAACACTTGGTAAGACTTTTGCATCGTAATGACAGGtcataaattaatatggatGTTTAAGATGATATATCATACCATGTGATTTAAAGTTGAATAGTGGTGGAAGGAAACGGCCATTCGGCAAGCGACTGTTTGGATCACGAAGCTCATCAAAAAATGGATGCGTCAAGGCGTCCAACTGCATTGCCATTGAAGCATAATTAGCAAGACCAAAGcttacaaaacaaaaaggcACGAAGATATAATTGGATGTCACCCGAGTATGATATTGCAGTTCAAAAACAAGCCAAGTGACATAAAAAATGGATCCATAGACAATAAGTtcagttgaattgaattgagtatAGCACCAATGTCAAACATGCTTCCAAAATCAATATAAAGCAGTGAGATGGTAATAAGATGATCAGCAAGCCAAGTTTCAAACAGGAATATGCTTGACAAACACATTGGAAGAAACCGTTCGTACAGTGTCCCATTATTCCTTGATACAAATACCCCACAGGCCCTCagttttgcataaaatttatCATGCCTTGACTTACCACCTCTTTTTGCTATGAAGTACAAGTGGTGCTGTCTACAATTGTGTTAGGTGAGTAAACCCACCCAAGATGTATCGTCGGGGAAAAAAAGGATCTATATTTCAAAAGTAATCACCTTCATCATACAACAACCATGAAACAAACCGAAAATTTACCAATCAGATTTCTAAGTTTGGCAGAcaaaaacattataaatagcTTAACGAGGAATGTTCCAAAAGGAAACCAAGCAAGATGGAAGGTAAAGTTGCTCaataagatgatgaaaaattGAGATATAATGTGCTCACAGCTGTGCATCGCAGGTTAGGGGAGTATTGTAGTAGTCTCGAAACCAGATCAACAGCTTCTGGAGGCATACGCTTGTGGAATATCTGATAAAAAATGCCGACAAACATTAAGGTGAAGCAttcttattaaaacaaaatacatgagATCTAGACATTTCCATTCCGAAAACCTTGTGCCATGGATGAGCTTTAATCTGAGGGAATTTGAACTCTGTATAGTTGGGGTTCATGCATTTGATTTCTTCCCTTGTCGGAGTGCCCAAAATCTACAACAAAGAAAGATTCATATAAGATACACTATAACTATGACCCAAACCAAAAAAGCTAACACCTCGTTTAGATTATTGTCAATCCAGTAAAGAGTCATACTTAAAGACTCCATTTTATCTATCAGCTAGATTCTACTCATAAAACTCTATGCATCAACCCACAATTGATGTCTATCTGAGGCCATTACATGGCAATAACAAACCCTTTTCTGTTCTAAAAGAACAGAATAATACAATGGACACATAcagtgataaaataaaataaaaagaataatatcaGCAATGCTAGATTGTTACCAAAAATTCACGCTATTACAGTTACCTTTATTATCTCCACAAGCTGGTCGACTCCACTCTCACCAGGAAACAGAGGCTGACAGAATTAAAAGCAAATTTTAAGCTAACCAGGAAAAATTACATGTCCAGAAATATGAAAGAGCTAATATGCATAATCACCCACCTGTCCAAGGAGTAGCTCAGCAAGAACACAGCCAGCAGACCAAATGTCAATAGCTGTAGTATACTCAGTTGCTCCAAATATAAGCTCTGGTGCCCGATAATACCTAGAGCAGATGTAAGAAATATTTGGCTCCCCTTTTACCTGTCAaacatcaaagaaaaataaagataaggatTCAAATAGAAAGCCAAGACTACTAAGTGCTAGAAAAATGACATGAATAACATAAACACAAAGCATATACCAAGACTTTTGCACTTCCGAAGTCACATAATTTAACCTGGTGGGTATGTGGATTCAcctgaattaaaaaaaaaaaaaaaaaaaaaaaaaaaaaaagtcttcacTTAGAACAAGCAGTCCCTGAACCACCCTTCCACAGGCATACGAGAATTGTATTAGAAAAACATACCAAAAGATTTTGAGGTTTGATGTCCCTGTGACACACTCCAATGCAGCGATGAATATATGATAATGCCCTAAAGATCtgcaaaacataaaaatatagataaatctTAGAAAGAACTGGAAAAAAAAGGGACAAACTATGGAAACCACacatgcccccccccccccccccccccccccccccccccccccccccccccccccccccccccccaaaaaaaaaaaaaagttcacacacaacaaaaagaaagaagcatgAAAGACCCTTCTTTCAAGAAGGGggttagaaaaaagaaagaaagcagcCAAATAAATCAGTAATAATTAACTACTCTGGTAAAGACTCTAAGATTTATACCTTTAAGCTAATCGAAATATATCGAGCAACAATGATGAGACTAAAGCTAACAGTCCATGGTGTAGAACATTACTTAAGACTCCCTTAACccttaaatatatgaaaaatagattaAGTAACATTTTACACAGAAACCTTATGACCATTAgtctccaacaaaaaaaaaaaaatctcatttccaaCCTTACAAACTTTTGCAAGATTCTTAGAAGCACAACTTACACCCAAAATCATGAGGAAACCAAATCTTAACAGGTACCGTTACCTGGTACGTATAGAGTTTCACATATATTAACGGCATCCTTTGGTTCAATTTGTTGTAGTGCTTGATCACTCGATGAACAGTTTCAGGGACATACTCAAGTACAAGATTAAGGTACAGTTCATCCTTTTCGGTTGTTGAAAAGAAACAATGCTTCAAAGCAACAACATTTGGGTGGTCAAGAAGGCGCATAGTTTGCAGCTCTCGGTTCTTATACCTCTTGTCTTGAAGAACCTTCTTTATAGCCACAGCTTCACCAGTCTCTAAGCACTTTGCCTACATAAACATAAAAACCAGTGCTGTTATGGCATGAAAACTCAgtcctaatttatttttttataaagggctaaagaaagaaaatattgcaTTCATTTATAGTTTAGATGACATAAATGCTCACTTGAAACACAACTCCAAACGATCCATGTCCGACAATACGCTCAGCCATGTAGCTTATTGTCTGCAAGCACAAAGAAATGTAATAgcattaaagaaaatatacataGACTCTACAAATCAATTGAAGCCCTATTCTCTACCAAGAAAGAAATTGAAGTTGCATTGTATTTTCTAAGCGAAATGGTGAAACCATTGTATTTAAAACCAAGACTAACGTACACATACCTAACCTGAAAAGCCAGCCCTAGCTGGATGGCTTGGCTATTCAAGGATATGATAgcacaaaaatgaaattaacaaaaaaaaactacaataaTTCATCGACTTTCATTCAACATGGTGCTCATATGGTCCTATATTACAGAAATATAAGGGAACAGCTTGTAAACCAACCCAATACCTGCTTCGGTTGGCCGTTTCTACCACCAATAGTAGTCACAATTATGTGACCCGTCTCCGTTCCATTACCATCAATAACAGTGGCTTCCATTTCCTACAAAATTATAGGTCTATATGAGTACATAGTAgatgaaattcaaaaatcaaataaactataggaaaagaggaaaaacaattATAAGAAGAATAGAGAAATTCCAAATCATGGACTCCTTACTTTGTCATCCCTGATTTTCATGTCATTCATCTCCTCGGGCAACCGATCAACACTGGCTGTATGACCACTGGGTTCTCTCAAACCAGAAGAAGGTGCAACGTCCACCGAAGCCATTGGTTTAAAAAAAGTTTCCTTATTTCCTGATCACGTTATATTTTCAACGTGATGAAACAAATAATTGACCTGTTCAAATCAAAAGGCACTAACAAATTCAGCAACAGAACACTactaaagaaaatatagaaCAACACACCTTT
This genomic interval from Juglans microcarpa x Juglans regia isolate MS1-56 chromosome 4D, Jm3101_v1.0, whole genome shotgun sequence contains the following:
- the LOC121259839 gene encoding zinc finger CCCH domain-containing protein 3 isoform X3 gives rise to the protein MPLGKYYCDYCDKQFQDTPYARKRHLQGLQHLRAKALWFDSFKLQDANQAYTEGFRKGVCNHFVKTGFCQYGDSCKYFHPKNNLSNVNAQGLLAVMDDNQLPSIPGNQLIGGGALSGVVVQDSMGVSWGNLPPSLMPPPEEGYPPLPFVDWG
- the LOC121259839 gene encoding zinc finger CCCH domain-containing protein 3 isoform X1, which translates into the protein MLVNAISKVSNTLEPRLCGSIPSSSKVFASFSSAFSATKHRSLPIISDAKLFLLLCFSIADANQAYTEGFRKGVCNHFVKTGFCQYGDSCKYFHPKNNLSNVNAQGVSGVVVQDSMGVSWGNLPPSLMPPPEEGYPPLPFVDWG
- the LOC121259839 gene encoding zinc finger CCCH domain-containing protein 3 isoform X2 gives rise to the protein MPLGKYYCDYCDKQFQDTPYARKRHLQGLQHLRAKALWFDSFKLQDANQAYTEGFRKGVCNHFVKTGFCQYGDSCKYFHPKNNLSNVNAQGVSGVVVQDSMGVSWGNLPPSLMPPPEEGYPPLPFVDWG
- the LOC121259837 gene encoding shaggy-related protein kinase alpha-like is translated as MASVDVAPSSGLREPSGHTASVDRLPEEMNDMKIRDDKEMEATVIDGNGTETGHIIVTTIGGRNGQPKQTISYMAERIVGHGSFGVVFQAKCLETGEAVAIKKVLQDKRYKNRELQTMRLLDHPNVVALKHCFFSTTEKDELYLNLVLEYVPETVHRVIKHYNKLNQRMPLIYVKLYTYQIFRALSYIHRCIGVCHRDIKPQNLLVNPHTHQVKLCDFGSAKVLVKGEPNISYICSRYYRAPELIFGATEYTTAIDIWSAGCVLAELLLGQPLFPGESGVDQLVEIIKILGTPTREEIKCMNPNYTEFKFPQIKAHPWHKIFHKRMPPEAVDLVSRLLQYSPNLRCTALDALTHPFFDELRDPNSRLPNGRFLPPLFNFKSHELKGVPVEILVKLIPEHARKQCSFLGL